In Mytilus trossulus isolate FHL-02 unplaced genomic scaffold, PNRI_Mtr1.1.1.hap1 h1tg000244l__unscaffolded, whole genome shotgun sequence, the genomic stretch CTTATCATGAATAGTAACATTCCCAAATGATTTTTCTGTTCATGtcaagaaaattttaataatcagTTTGCACACCAAAAAAACTAGTCCAAATTTTCATGACATCTGGCACAGCCATTTTCCTTTCTGGGGGGGACACCTTCCTTTGTGCCAGGCACACATCCATTAATTAAACTATGACGGTACAAAATTTGTGTATGTGGTCATACTGCCTGAGCGCTGTAGCCTTTGCCATGGAACCATATATCTTAATTATGTACTAATTACAAACAGAtgcaaaacaaatgttacaatttTGCATCTTCATCATCACCagttaatagatttttttagaTCATTTtgaaccatatttttttttaagaaatcagtaattgaaataaagtcattacaGTAATGAATTGAATTCAATCTTCAATATGTTAGCATAAAAACGTTCAATTGTGTAAATTactaaaattaaatgttaacaCATGCCAAACAAATCTGTCTGGAGCCACCATCAATGCCGAATGATAATAAATCCCATCATATGGAATTATGGAAGTCGGTCATAAAACGTATCCCATATACAGATAGGACAGAACGATACTTAAGATACTTAGAACAGGCGAAACCAACTCCACACTTCGCAGAAGATATTTGCCCGCCcgaattatgaaaataaacaacattttttagAAATCCCCTTTTTTTCAATGAGTCACGTATTGTGAAgactaaataatatataaatattaaataaaagccATGCAGAACAACATACAAAGCAGATATTTACTTATGTGATGTTCTTGCCTGTCCATGTTATCAACTTGAACTTGAAGAATTCGACTGTAGCGTTTCTCGACCATTCTCGTTCGTCTTTGCTGCGTAAATCCTGTTTATCACGACATTTGGTATTTATACCCAAACAAAAATTTATTCCTGCGCGACGTGATTACCAAAATAGTTCTGTAGTTTTTCAATCAGAAATAGATTTTATAACATAATATACAGCTTTTCTGGATATTCTGGAATAcaataaacttattttgaaataaaaaatgctaaCTAAATGCATTTAAcaattagaaaattaaaaaaacaacagaaaatcTGTAAACATTACGCGGAGGTATACGTCAGTTGTATTTTTCCCTTACGTAATCATCGTCTGGACTACGTTTGTAGCTATGACTGGTTTTATCTGGTTATTTTCCGAGGCACCATTGGGATATTTTTGTATGTGGGTgttgagaaaaataatttatgtgaCAAATCAGGGACCAATATGAACAACATAACGTCAATATTTGTAATCTAATATTTCCATTAACTGAGAATACAATAGGAAGATATACGTAgggatataaatataaaatatatatcgtttttaaaccaaattaatGTTATCACCAATTTTCCCGCATTAAGTTTTTAGAATTAAACCCAAGCTGTAATCattgcttttatttttaaatcttacaatatttatcaatatcataCATTGTGCAATCGACTATTTGCAATTTCTGTCATAGATGAGACAGCCGTCATTCCAGTCCAGTTTCTATCAAAGGATATTGTATATATgaacttttttaatatacaattccttgttctaactaagttttttttgcaatataatattatgACTGATTGTTCGTGGGACGTACGAAAGGGAATTCGCCTTCTTATCAACACTAAATTATTTCAatgtaattctttatttttataattggtATATAATATTCagcttaatcatgttaatgttatTAATTTAAGAGTTTTACATTGATATGAAATATCCGCGGCATCACAAAGGACTGGATTTAGATATATAACTcttatttatttgatgattaattctCTATTATATATAACCAGAGCCTctagcagagacatatatgcCAGTCTTGAaagtttttacatttatttcaaaacatattatATGCATGACACTTGTTACTCTTTTAAAgtctattgttatttttatttggcaTCTGTTATTTTGCTAATCCTTTAATTGCTTAATTGTTCTTCGCTCTTGTCGAACTGCTAATTACTCTCAAACTATGGGGAGCGATTTTCCTATAATTCATTTTGTAGGAATTTCAAATGTCCCGTTTATTATGATACTCAAAGTATGGGGATCTAGATTTTCCTTACTTGAATTCACATTGGAGAAACTACAAATTTCTCGTCTGTGATACCAGGGCGACATGTCACGCTCTCAGCATCTTCTATAATTCTGAATATTCTAGAAACATCAGTAAATAAAAAGGGGACCATATGATTTAACACAACATAGGAGGTGTATAAATTCTAATGTGTAAAGCACAAACAATAGGAATGAAAAGGGGGAGTAGAAACTGGACGAtatacaaaaataccaaaaaatgaaaaaaaattgtgaaatatgTAGTTTTCGAACATTAAACATTATTACTCTGATAACAGGACAGTAAAACACAGACCTTTGTCTCTGAATAAAATCCgataaacttttatataaatgtatctaTATTGGTAATTTTCTTTTTAGAGGCGAAATGCCAATGTAAAAAACGCATAAAAGAATGTCACTAATTTGTAAGATGATAATTGAATTATAATTAGTTGCTATTCAGTATTTTGTTATGtgtaactcatcatagataccaggactaaatttcgtacatacgccagacgcgcgtttcgtctacaaaagacgaCAACACCTGCAATCCTGTATTTCCTGTGTTTTTTTccattacacatgttacatatctattttctatgcattgcatatatatattactgtTTATCATGATATTGGTTTGTATGCTTTAAGAACTCCCATGGCCTTAATTTTGTGAATAAAACTAGTCTTTTCTAGTCTAGTCTAGTCTAGTCTAGTCTAGTCAATTATGTAGAATGATGGataaagagagataactctataTCTATAAATGATACTGGATGGTTTTAAATTcattatacacatattttcaCATACAAAGGAGATTTAAAAGTTATGACTTAAATCTAACGACAACCAGTAAATGATAGACTTAATCTAACGACAACCAGTAAATGATAAATCCCTTCCTTGTATACAGTTTTTTTACTAACCTCAAACACTGATGTAACAACAAAACATGCATGctcttttgtttataatttgttagTTTACTGAAAGAGGTTTACAAGAGAAAGATTGACGTACGAACATATCTTTTAACCCTGctacattttcatgttttttatattatgttgaaTATCTTTATATTGAAGAAGTTTAGTGTTGATAGCTTTTCTTTAACGGTTTCTTATTAATTTTCACTCTTGATAGATTCCGTTTAGCAAGAGCTTAACCTATTACATAGACACTTGTCTAGCTAGCTTTTGTTGAGGATTGCAGGTGTTGTCCTCTGAATATCACTTTGTCGCCTTATATATTATGTCGTTGGGTAACTGCAGTATCATAGTTTCGTATATTCTACATATCtttttttgaaatcatttcaGATCTGAACTCATGATCGTAAAAATTTGGAATGCGAAATGATTTCATAATTTAATCGatagtatacatgtagtttttatGGAAGatgtgtgtttttattttgacttgATCTATAGGACGACTGTTTGACATTCTAGAAGAgagcaaaaaagaaaaaaaaatccacgaaGATTAGGTTTCTATATATTCGAGGAACGGGTGTTTTTTTCGTTttcgtttttcttttgtttaaataatggctaaataaaattgaacaaTGCATGTAtagacttttatttttcatgcaCAACTACCTTTTAAACATTGTGTGGCTAACgatattcattttcaaactgTCTCTACTTTAAAAAGATTATTTCTTTCTGTCATTTAACTTGAATGGCCGGTCAAATATTTTCTAACTAAAGTTATCCTGCCCTCTCTCCATCATCAATATCTATGAATTGTCGTTTTAATTTTATGTTCTTgtcaaatttttaacaaaaggtCCAAGAACATTTAACAAGTATGATTTCAGATTGATACAGGCAGATTTATCAGCAAAATTATTAGAGGTGTCCCACAATATAACACCATCCAAACCAGTGTCGTAACTTTGCTGAATGGAATTCTGTAAATCTGCCtgcaagatgaaaaaaaaacaatacaaaaagttaCAAGCAGTATTCATCTCATGTCACGATAGATCACGCGAATCCCGTTAGCATAAAGGTTGATCTTCTTATCAGTTTTattcaactatatatatatatatgagggtttggatggggttaaatgattaaagaataatgcccttaaaaatgaagattagagaataacggtaaaaaaaaatgaagattagagaaatgtGTGGtctaattttttgaagattagagaaaaaaggggttaattttttgaagattagaggaaaaaggggttaattttttgaagattagagaaaaaaggggtgaaaattaaatgtttacagaataacagaccccTACCCAGACCCTCATATATGGTAACAAACTGTGGTAATCGTTGTCtaattttttctgataaaaaaatcaactatgAAGACGAGACACTGTTGTAATATCTTCCTATTTTGTAAAAGACAAATGCTTCCTCTGAATATCTATAATTCatcttttcatatttgtttttgtcttcacAGAACTAttcatcataataaaaaaaaatctcttcgGTTGTTTTAGCAGATTCAAAAGTTCaattaaacacataaaaaactaTGTACACATAGTGAGATGGATTTTTTTCTAGCAACaggttgtttttatttgtccgataatgtatatagtttaaaaatgcatgtaaaactattttttttatgaatataaagaaaatttaactaacagtaatattttcaaataaaatataagacgATAGAAATCTAATAGAAATAATgagttttcataaaataaagaaacacttTGGAGACCAAATCTCAGAGGCGGATATAGTAAAATAGTGGTGCAGGAGAATGACCCCCTCTCTTATGGGATCATTTGGTTTCTCatttagggaatcactgaagctaGACTGGAGCCACCACATGCACGAGTCACGGAAGTCGTTTTTCTGgctacaaaaaaagtaaactaactTTGCATTcatttgaaaacatttgaaaacaaagtTTATTTGAGTTGTCTCCCCATTTATGACTTGACCGAAACTAAAATGAAGCAAACTAATGCTATTCTGTTGACTAAGTTTATATGCTAACACGCTTATCGGACTTTTATTAAGTTTGAGAGTTAATTGGACTCGTTTACATTCAAATGCCATGTCTTATAATTCTCTATCCGTCCAAGATCATACAATTGccaattttttctttcaatttcatttttatcatcaCCTGGCGTCCAtcgtccgtcgttaactttttacattttgaacttctagagaaccactgaatggaatgaaaccatcATGACATGAATGCtacttatgaggtgctgaccgtttgttgttactttatagccgatccattatccaagacgGCCGCCAGCGGGgatttagtttaacataggaccctatgggaaatacatacaaatgacttcttttagagaaccacagaatacaatgaaaccaaacatagcgtgaatgttccttatgaggtgctgaccaagtgttgttactttgtagccgatccataaTACAAGATGGCTGCCAGGGGGCGGGGTCTTTGTTTAATAGCATCATCAGATAAATACATACATATGTCTTCTTTTAGGGAACCACAGAATGGAATGCAATAAACTCAATTTGGCCTCAATCATTGTTTAAgtatctgatttttttatcttttttatgatttaaaaaaccCAAGTAGAGTCAGGTGAGCGACAAGAGAGCCTCTATTTTTGGAACCCAATATTTTCATTCGTTTGTATCGCACGTTCACACTTAAGAATAAAATCGAAAATGGTAGTTAGTTTTATCAACATGATGCACATCTTATACTTATACCTTTgagtaaaaatgttcagtaTCCCGATATCGATAGCGAGAGTAAGCTAGTACTGAAGTTGATGTTTTTGAACATTTCGTTTTCATTCTCTTCGCTTCGGCGATGATTCCGGAAACTCTAATACGCTTGTCTTCATCTGAACCAAATTTTTCAGGCAAGTAAATCGAAGGAAATATCGCAGAACTTTTTGCAAATAACCAACACAGTctggaaaatatattaaaatagtaTTGTTCCATTTTAAAAACCCACGTCATGTTAGGTCATTGTTCTGTTAGGCAAATCAATATTCGTTGTTTTAAGGGGgaaacaaatgtttttcttcCTTTTCTGCATAGTCCCTTAGTTTGTTTCCAGCAGGtaggagataaaaaaaaacacaaaaaatacacgactttttttagaaaataatttgaaaatcaagATTTAATTAGATCGGTGCAAGTTGTCAGGAATGAATTTATCTTTATCTTACTACTAATTATGCAACAAAACATGAAGCAAAATCACAAAGCAGAACTCCATAAGTAAGTTGCTTATAGCCACCATGCCTTAACTTCATATTATTTCTTCATCAGTTTCCTAGATCTATACGAAGAACTTTCTGAACTAACATTTATCAGGAACGCTCGCATTCAAACAAGGATAAAACTTTGACTTTGATCAAAAGTTTGGAATTTATTCGACTGAAAGCCAAACATACACAATATCAGTTAATTATCAAATGTATgattgtttgaataaataaataaataaatagatatgtGTGGAAATTGATAATTACTCGTTATTGTATTCCATATCGTTCGTTGGGCAGCTTTTCTGTCCTTTCTTGTAATTGTAACATCTTGGGAACCCATAAAATCCCCAGTGTCCTGTTGGTCTCAGTTGTGTAGCATATTCCAATGTTTCCTGCATCAACGttctaaattgaataaaacaattagATTGTATACAGAAcaacaatataaacaacaaataacaacaaaacacGATTGCATAGGTGTACCGGCAAagatatgacagttgttttcagtTCGTTTGTATATAGTATCTCACATTTCGTCTTCAAGGTTtgtcatgtaatgaatttggtattaaatgaTTATGATCTTAGATTGCCACGGATTTTTTAACCTCGACTGTTTGTAGCATGATACCACATCGGAGCAGGATCTTCTTACCCTTCAGGTGCACGTAGCtagtgttgtgttttgtatactgccGTTTCAAcggtttgttgttttttgtctaGGTAATGTACGTTTCTCATTGAGTTCGAATACTAAAGTAATCCTTTGGTATTTTCCACTCCTCATCCTTTATATActgatgaaaaattaaatgacataTCAGCGTTCCAGATCACGATTATTCAAGAAACATTTGTCGAGCCACCGGAAATCTGTATCTCGTAGCGCCTTTTTGATGTCTGTCAGTCATCTGCATAATCCTTGCTGATCGGAAGGGCTCCACTGTTTATTCTAAGGTATCAACAATCTTATAACTTAAAACGAAACTATCGACTCGAGTTGTGGATGTAAGCAATACTTATAGATCACCGTTTGGActtcaaaaatgaacaaaagtcACACCGTATAGtcagcaataaaaaaaattaaacacttCATACGAGTAAACTATAACGGCATCACTGCAAATGCAATATAAAACGCTTCTATAGTAAATGATACCTTGCACTGGTTTCAAACTGAATCCTTGCTTCATTTTTTACTCTTGATGGGTTCCATTCAGGGTGAAGTTTGGCAACCAGTGCCTCAGATTTGTTAATGTAGATCGTTCGAGTATAACTGTATTTGTTGCGATCAAAAATAGGAACCCAACCTTCCCAATCGATAACAGCAAACCCGCCAAACGAGCTCTCTGTGATTTTGTTTATGACGTCCAGCTTTGTTTTCATCAAGTGTTTGGTTTGATTAACcagctttaaaaaaagaaagaagagaAAACGGCCATTAAATAGTTATACTGTTCAGAAGTATTATACATTTATGAAGGAAATTAGGGGATTAGTTTCACTGAAGAGACAGAAGGGAAGGGACAATCACAACTCATACTGTAAAGTGGAAAAGAAACAACaccatgaaaaaacaaaaaaacaaaaaaatacggAAAGACCAACCAGTCTAAAAAAACACTACACATCAACAACTGAGTATCATGACCCACACTAAAACCGACGGTAATGTAACGCTTCTACAACTACAAGATAAACTTGATCAGACCGACGTCACGTCTTGATCCGACATTTTCAAAGGGACTGTTATAACGagttaacatccagtggcaaatattacatgcatgtctAAGAATATGAAATCTACTTTTTTGAACTAGCTTAAAATTATGGGCCGGCTTTTTTATGTGCCAAATCCGCTCTTATGACAAAGCAACAGTTCTTATGAAAGACTAGTCACCCCATTAAGAACTTATGACATCCTCAGATTACcatacaatatgtacaaaaatgtatacctaCGCACTAGTTTGTTCGTTGAAAGATATTGGTTTGCATTCGAACAGAAGAAATAAAAGTGAATggtaaacagaaaaatattacatttcagTCAAGAATATTTACCTGTGGCAAACCACCGTACTGTGCCGTTCCGTTCGGTAAGAATTCAGGATAGAGTCCTGGAGTAGGTTCATTAAAAAGCGTTACTAAATCACCTGAAAATGACTGGTTCCTGTTCGATCGAATATTAAACTGTGATAAAGGAAGATCTACACCATACCTTGTGTTACATTTCTCTGAAGGCACATTCCATATCACCTCAAACTTGCGATCAGGTGTCTTTCTCgtggttaaaaataaataataaacccACAACAGAAAGTTAATAAAAGCTGCCATTATAAGTGAATTTTCTTATTGCAATTAGTATATCCGATTATACCGGAAGAGTATGAAATATAACTTAAAGGACACATTTTAGatttattgaaactttttcATGAAATAATCCGGAAATTATCTAGACAATTATTAAGTTTCATCTAATAATGCTCGACATTTTCTTGTTATACTTAAAAAGGGGACGAAGTCCAACGTTTAATCATGAAACATGTAGTACGAATAAGTATTATCTTTAAAAGAAGCTTGTCTGTCCATATCCTATACTAAACAATTAGATCTACTGATGGATTGATTTATTGGACTTAACCATTGCCAAACAAAATACACCAGGCCAAACAGGCTACTCTATAATTACCAAACAATCTACACAGTGGCAAACAGACTACAACCTTGTCAAACAGACTATACGACCGCAAAACAGACCACTGGCTGATCTAGATATTtttataagtgggggcccactgactgcctaaaaaaaggggggggggggctgctcCAGTCACGGTTCAGTAATTTCCTATATagacaaacacattttttttcaaaaagggcccccccccccctaaatccgcctctgcagACTACACTACGGCCAACCAGACTACATCATGGCCAACCAGACTACACCACGGCAAAATAGACTACACCATCAACAAACAGAATACATCATGGCCACACAGATTACACTACAGCCAAACAGAATACACCATGATCAAACAGATTACAACATGGCCAAAAATACTACACCATGACCAAACAATACACAACGGTCGAATAAACTACACCATGACCAAACAGAATACTAGTATGTGACAAATAATGTGTTCCGGTCACGGTGTGACATTTGTTCCATTGGAACTAATTTCAAAGGAAATATGTTCCATCTGAATTTATTTCACAGAAAATATACCACGACCAAACAGACTACACCATGATCAAAAGGATTACACCATTGCAAAACAGACTACACCACGGCCAAACTAACTGTACCATGGCCAACCAGACTACATCATGGCCAACCAGACTACACCACGACATATCAGACTACATCACGAACAGATTACATCATGGCCACATATACTACATCATGAGCAAACAGAATACACCACGACCAAACACACTATACCAAAGCCAAACAGACTACGTACACCATGATCAAACAGATTACACCACGGTCAAACAGACTACACCATGATCAAACAGATTACACCACGGCTAAACAGACTACACCATGATCAAACAGATTACATCACGGCCAAATAGACTACACCATAAGCTACATAATACACCACGGCCAAACAGACTACACCATGGCAAAACAGACTACACCACGGCAAAACATAATACATCATGATCGAACAGACTACATCCGGGCACACATAGTACACCATGGCCAGAAAGAGAACACCATGACCAAACATACTATACCACGGACAAACAGATTATACCATGACCAAACAAACTACACCATGGTCAAACATACTCTACCATGACCAATCAGAGAACACCATGACCAAACAGAGAACACCATGACCAATCAGACTACACCATGACCAAACAGAGAACACCATGACCAATCAGACTACACTATGACCAAACAGAGAACACCATGACCAATCAGACAACACCATGACCCAACAGAGAACACCATGACCAATCAGACTACACCATGACCAAACAGAGAACACCGTGGCCAATCAGACTACACTATGACCAAACAGAGAACACCATGGCCAATCAGACTTCAAAATGACCAAATAGAGAACATTATGACCAAACAGAGAACACCATGACCATACAGAGAAAACTATGACCAAATAGTGAACACTATGGCCAAACAGAGAACATCATGATCAAACAGAGAACACCATGACCAAACAGAGAACACCATGGCCAATCAGGGAACACCATGACCAAACAGAGAAAACCATGACCAAATAGAGAACACTACGGCCAAACAGAGAACACCATGACCAAACAGAGAACACCATGACCATACAGACTACACCATGGCCAAACAGAGAACACCATGGTCAAATAGAGAACACCATGACCAAACAGAGAACACCATGACCAAACAGAGAACACCGTGGCCAATCAGACTACACTATGACCAAACAGAGAACACCATGGCCAATCAGACTTCAAAATGACCAAATAGAGAACATTATGACCAAACAGAGAACACCATGACCAAACAGAGAACACCATGGCCAATCAGGGAACACCATGACCAAACAGAGAAAACCATGACCAAATAGAGAACACTACGGCCAAACAGAGAACACCATGACCAAACAGAGAACACCATGACCATACAGACTACACCATGGCCAAACAGAGAACACCATGGTCAAATAGAGAACACCATGACCAAACAGAGAACACCATGACCAAACAGAGAACACCATGACCAAACAGAGAACACCGTGGCCAATCAGACTACACTATGACCAAACAGAGAACACCATGGCCAATCAGACTTCAAAATGACCAAATAGAGAACATTATGACCAAACAGAGAACACCATGACCATACAGAGAAAACT encodes the following:
- the LOC134701452 gene encoding hyaluronidase-1-like, which translates into the protein MAAFINFLLWVYYLFLTTRKTPDRKFEVIWNVPSEKCNTRYGVDLPLSQFNIRSNRNQSFSGDLVTLFNEPTPGLYPEFLPNGTAQYGGLPQLVNQTKHLMKTKLDVINKITESSFGGFAVIDWEGWVPIFDRNKYSYTRTIYINKSEALVAKLHPEWNPSRVKNEARIQFETSARTLMQETLEYATQLRPTGHWGFYGFPRCYNYKKGQKSCPTNDMEYNNELCWLFAKSSAIFPSIYLPEKFGSDEDKRIRVSGIIAEAKRMKTKCSKTSTSVLAYSRYRYRDTEHFYSKADLQNSIQQSYDTGLDGVILWDTSNNFADKSACINLKSYLLNVLGPFVKNLTRT